CGGACCGTGCTTTACTTCCGTTTTGTTCATAATACTTACCTGATGGCCCTGTACGTAATTAACCTCCTGATAACCATCAATATGAATATCACCGCCAGCCTCTGGCCAAAACGACTTTATCGCAGGAACCAAATCACGAATTTCTTCCGCAATACCAAAGAAAACATCGTGCTGCTCCGTGTGTCGGCCTTTGGGTGTCGCTCCGAGTAAAATATAAAAGAGTTTCGGCATTTCTTAAATCATTTGGTTTAAACGAAAATCATGTTATTGAAAACTGCTTGTGCCTTAAGTTCTGTTTCCTGCCACTCTTTGGCAGGATCACTGTCTGTGGTGATGCCGCCGCCCACGTATAACAAAGCTGCATTTCTGTAAATTTCCGCGCAACGTAGGTTTACAAAATAATGTACCTGACCGTTACCTTCGATGCGGATATATCCTGCGTATAACTTTCGTGGATGCGCTTCAAAATGTTCGATGGCAGACATGCACAATTCCTTCGGTATGCCACAAACCGCCGGAGTCGGGTGCAATTCGGCAATCAGCTGCTCAAGATACTGTGGGGAAAGCTGTGCTTTGAAATCTGTACGTAGATGCTTGATATTCCCTGAAGGGTGGTCGTATGTTTCAGATTTACGGACGTTGGTGGCATTTTTTTCGAGAATTTGGAAGATAAAGTCGGTTACAGGGTTCTGCTCTTCAATTTCCTTGCTGCCCCATTCTTCGTTTAGCGGAAGCGTACCTGCGAGCGCCATGGTTTCAAACAACCCATTTTTTGGGGTAAACTTTCCTAAGAGTTCGGAAAAAGCGCCTATCCAGCATTTTTCATCTTTAATAAAAAGATAAACCAGGGCATTTGGATAGGTATTGCAAAGTTCTAAAAAAGTGTGTGTCAGGTTTAATTTTCTGTCAAACGCTATTTTTTTCCTGCGCGAGAAGACCAATTTCGGCAAATTGTTTTCCTTTAGAAATGAGATAATCTGTGTAAGTTTCTCATGATACACCGCCTCCGTTTCTTCGGTAAAACCATGAAGTTCCGTATAAATCTCATCGCTATACAACGGGTTTCCCCGCAGTTCGTCCACAGAAATCGGCCGAAGCGCTCCCTTAAAATCCACTGAGGATTTTCCTTCAAATGAAACAAAAGAAACCGTCTCATCACCCATGTCTTCGTGTAAGGAAAGGTAGTTTTCTGCAAACGGAAACTTTAAATACAGGGCCATTCTTTAGCGTGGAATAATGTTGTTGGTCATGGTCGTATGGTTAATCAGGCTGCCTTTTTCATCGCGGATTTCGATTTCGGATACATGCATGGTATTTCCTTTTCGGATGAAGCGCGCGGTACCGGTAACAACGCCGTCTTTCTTGCTACGCAGGTGATTAGAGTTGATATTGGTGCCCACGGGCGCGTATTTTTCGGTATCCACATGCAGTACCGATAGGCAGGAGCCGAGCGTTTCGGCCAAGACGCAACTGGCGCCACCGTGCAGGATCCCGTAGGGCTGATGCACTTTTGGCGTTACCGGCATTGTGGCTGACAGGGAGTCTTCTGTTACATCAGTAAAAACAATATCCAGGGTTTTCCCAAGGTTTTCGCCACCCCAGTTATTCAGTCTGTCGAGGATTTCTTTTTTCTTGCTGTCGTTCATCGTCGTTAGTAGATTTTCGGGTTCCATTTTTCAGGATATTTGGGGGTGATTTTCCGGTAGTATTCTTCCATTTCGCGCATGATGTCTTCGTAAGTGCGGGTTTCGAGATCTTCCACTGAAATTTTATACCCCAAGTAAATGATTTTATCCTTGAAGTCACCTGCGGCTACTACAATCGGTACTTTGGCAGCCAGCGCCATGTGATAAAATCCTTTGCGCCATTTGGGTACCCGACTTCGGGTGCCTTCGGGTGTAATCACAAGGCTGAAGTCTTCTTTTTTAAATTCGTCAACCACAAAATTCACCAGATCATTCTTTTGTGAACGGTCGATACCAATGCCGCCCAGCGCTTTCACTACGGGGCCGTACCATGCTTTGGTATGCTGATCTTTAATAATGATTTTCAAAGGTTTATCAAGCGCCCAGTAAGCAAGGTTGCCCAGCAGATATTCTGCATTAGAGGTGTGTGGCGCGACTACGAGTATACAACGGTTAAGGGTTTGGGCATCGCCTTCAAGCACTATACGCCAACCCACTATTTTAAGCAGGAGTTTTCCTATCAGTTTCTTCATGGTAAAATAAGTTGTGCGTTGGGAATGTGTAAACCCGCCGCGGCTTATGTAAGTTTTAAACAAAAAAGTATAACCAAAGAATGGTTATACCTACAAATATATTGATTATTAATCCTAACTTAAAATAAAGTGCTGACGAAATCGACGATTTTAATTGCGATTTCTAAGACAAATTGTACCATGGTTATTGTTTTTTTGAAGTTGGTATGAAGCAGGTTAAAAATTAACACCACGAAATTAATAAATAAATTACTGGTTTACAATTTATAATGTTAATTTTTAGCTAATTATTTAAGAGATGAACAGGCACAGGGCAAATACCGTGTTTTCACCTTGCCCCGGCCCGCACACTCTCATTACTTAGTTTTGATGGAAATCTCGTTTTTGCCGTTTTTAATGGAGATGTCTACATTCTCCATATTACGCATGTTCAATTTCATGGAGTCGATGATTTTGTCTGCGGCGGCTTTCGGCATTTTTTTACCGTTGATGATCACGCTGTCTTTATCATTAGAATTATACTGGATTGTTGAACCATTGATCTTGATCTTGTTCTTTTCGATAACCACCCCGTGTTGATTGTCATCCTGATCATCATCATCGCCATCACCATCCAGGTCACCGTTAAGGTTCAGATTATTTTCCTTCACCTTGAAAACCTTTGTGTTCATCGGTATTACGAGTTCATAATTCACGCTATAATCACGAAAACGGTGTTCATAAGGGTATTTTACGAAATTGGGCAGTAATATTCTGTTGTCCTGCACTTCTACCGGCGCATTTAGCTGGATTGGGACGTTGTATCCCTTACCTTCTTTTTTGATGATTAGATAAGGTGCCTTTGCATCAGCACTTCTAGAAACATCTACGTAAGGATAATCTTCTTCAAACACCGATTTTTTGTCGGAATAAATATCATCGTCATAGGCGGTGAAGTTCTGGGGAATCGCAATCTGCTTCACGTCAATATATAAACTGTCGGAAGTGGTATTGATGGCTACATTTTCGGTATCTTCCTTATATCCTTTATAAATCATGTCTTTCTTTGCCATATTAATTCCGAAATAGGTCGCGAAACCAATAAGAATTACAAACAGTGCTCCCAATACGTAGCCTACATTACGGAGTTGGGTCTTGGGCGAGATCAGTTTAATGGAAATAAGACTGAATAAAATCGCAGGAATTAAAGTCCCAATCAGCATCATGGCATATAAAACATTGCTGAGGCCATCATCCGCAAACATGAAATTAAACTCATTCATCCCAGGGAAATCTGGGGTACCAAAAATCCCAAAAACAAAGAAGGTCCCAATGATACAGCCTAAAGCCATCAGACCGAAAATACCGCCCAGCGCATACCGGATGACATTCCACAATCCGCTGCCCGCTGTGCTTATATAAGGTTTGTTTTCCTGATAAAGTTCGCCTACACGTTGGGTAGATTCGTTCGCGAATTGTACCAATTTATTCGACTCGTTCTTTAGATTATCGAAATTCATGGGTTTTCCCTTCATTTTCAAAAAATCCGTGGCGGTTTCTGCTTTGGGTAATACAATCCACAGAATCACGTAGATGATGATGATCAGCGTGGTTGAAATAGCAGCCGTGAAAATCCCTAGAATGGCAATGGCTAACCAAATGGCGCGCATAGCGCTCACGTCAACCCCCGCATAATGCGCCAAACCTGCACAAACGCCGGCAATTTTTTGTTTCTCCGGATCGCGGAATAATTGTTTGGTACCGGTAAAGTTGCCTGAAGAAGTGCCTTTCCGCGAGGATTTTTCAGAGAAATAAGCCTCTTCCTGTTCTTCAATCTGTTCTGGTTTTCCGATCTGGGCAATCACTTTTTCCACATCGGCATCATTTATCACTTCTCGTTTTCCGAGGGCATCCTTAAAGATTTCTACCATTCGGATTTCGATGTCGTGCATCACCTCATCAGCTTCAGCCGCATCCAGTGAACTGCGCAGCGCGGCGAGGTAATCGCTGAGTTTGATATAGGCATGTTCCTCAATCGTAAAAGAGAAACCTGCGAGTCCTATTGAGAGTGTTTTGTTCATGGTTTTAAGATTTAGGTTCAAACGAGTTTTGAGGTTCGCCGGAAAGGTTATTGGTTTTGGTGATTTGGTTTACAGAGTCGGTAAGTTCTTGCCAGGTATTCTGCAGTTCTGCCAGAAAAAGTTTTCCTTTATCGGTGATCTGGTAATACTTTCTTGGTGGTCCTCCGGTAGATTCTTCCCATCTGTAGGAAAGAAATTCGCCGTTTTTCAGTCTTGTGAGCAGTGGGTACAAGGTACCTTCCACTACATCTAGTCTTCCTTTTCTAAGCTCATCAATGAGGTCAGAGACGTACATCTCTCTCCTATCGATAAGGCTTAGGATACAGAATTCCAGAATTCCTTTACGCATTTGCGCTTTGGTGTTTTCTGTGTTCATATTGTGGTTATTAATTGGTGATGTCTTCGCTGTAAAACTTTTACTTTATCCTACAATGCAAAGATATATATTTATTTTAGTATTATGCAATACAAAGTAGTAAATTTTTAAAAAAAAATATTAAGAATGAAGTGTATACGCGATCCACAAAGTGCTGAAAGACCTTGAAGGAACTATTTCAGCGTAAAAATGTAACTTTAACATAAATAAATCCAGTTGAAAAAGATAATATTTACCACACTTACGATCCTGCCCATAACGTTACTGGCCCAGAAACAAGATTCAGCTAAATTAATCTCAGAAGTTCGGATTGATGCTTATCATAAACCTTCCGCGTTCATGGCGTCCACCAAATCGGTTTCGGTCGCTGGCTCTTCTATTTTAAATCAAAATCCGCCCGACAGACTGCTTGAAAGTCTCAACCTGTTACCTGGCGCAAAAATGGAAGAACGTTCACCGGGCAGCTATCGACTGTCGGTGCGCGGCAGTTCACTCCGTTCGCCTTTCGGCATCCGGAATATTAAAATTTATCTTGATGACTTCATCTTCACTGATGCGTCCGGAAATTCTTACCTCAACCTGCTGGACCCCGATCTACTTCAGGAAATAGAATTGTACAAGGGCCCTGAAAGTGGTGATTTCGGCGCGGTAACGGGTGGTACAGCGCTACTGAAAACCAAGACAAATGAAGACATCAGCGCTAAGGTTTCAGGCGGGAGCTTCCAGCACTTCAAGGGTGCGGTAAACGTTGCACAACAGTCGGGAAAGCATTTCCTACAGGCCTTAAGCAGCTATACCACGACCGATTCTTATCGTGACCAAGCCGCATTGGAACGCAAATTCTTGTTCTTGAAACATCAATACGCGTACGCCGCCGGCAGTGAGCTACGTTCGATGGTATGGCTTTCGGACCTTCATTATGAGACGCCCGGTGGACTTACACTTGCGCAAATGAAGGCCAACCCCAGACAGGCGCGGCCACAAACACCAACCACGCCCGGTTCAGCAGAACAAAAAGCTGGGATTTACAATAAGATGATTTTCGCAGGACTTTCAAATATTTACCAACTGAACAGTAATATAAGCCATTTAGCAGCCATCCAAGGCAGTTATAATGATTTCAAAAACCCTTTTATCACCAATTTCGAGAAACGGTATGAGCAGCATTCGGCATTCCGGACCCACCTGAACTTAGAAGTGAGGAAACCGCATGCGCTGTATGAAACCAGAATCGGCTTCGAGGGTGCTGCCGGCAAAACAATCATCAAAAACTATGATAATTTGAAGGGAATCGCAGGTAATCCACAGAATTTCGATAATCTAACCACCCACAGCGGGTTTTTGTTCTTGTCGCAAAAAGCAACCTTTGCGGACAAGCTTTTTGTGGACCTTTCCGGAAGTTTAAATTTAATGCAATATCGCTGGCAAAGCACCTTCCCTGAAACAGAAACTGGCCGAAAACGTTTCAATGATGAAATCTTACCAAACTTAGGCGTCACTTACCGCTTTGATGAGAGATTTTCAGTTCGCGGAAAAATCGGGAAAGGTAATTCGGCCCCAACTACGGAAGAAATCCGTTCTTCCGCACAGGAAATAAACAGCGCTTTGGAAGATGAATACGGCTGGAACAAAGAGATCGGGCTGCGCAAACAATGGGGGAATGTATTCTTCACTGAACTCAGCCTGTTTGATTTCCGACTTAAAAACGCTATCGTAAGGCGCGAAAATGAACAGGGGCAGGAGTATTTCATCAATGCCGGCGAAACGGTGCAGCGCGGAATCGAATTTATCGCTGAGACTAAAAGATTTACTATAATGAATGCTTTCCTGAAGGGAATCAAATTGTATTTTTCAGGAAACTTCTATGATTTCACCTTCAAAAATTATCTGAAAAACGGTACTGATTTCTCCGGGAACAAACTTACCGGCGTACCCACGAGTTCTTTAGAATCATTGATCCATCTGCAACTTCGTGATGGAATACAGATAGACATCAGCCATTTCTACACCTCTTCTATCCCGTTAAATGACGCGAATACGGTAAAGGCGGAACCTTCAATGGTCGGAAATATCTCGGCGTCTTATCCCTTCACTGTCTTAGGAAGCGATGCGGTAATGAAACTTGGCATCCAGAACCTTTATAATACAAAATATAGTTTGGGTTACGATATCAATGCTTTTGGCAGCCGCTTTTACAATCCGGCAGCGAGCAGAAGCTATGTGGTGAGCTTTCAGTTTATGCTATAAATGGTTACTGTATTTACAACATATTAATCTAAGTGCAGTTTAATTTCTGTTTTTAAGGAAAACCCAACCGTAGAAAACTCTTCCATCAGGCAATTTCAGTACATACCAATAAGTATCTGTCGGTACAGGCCGGCCTAACCATCTCCCGTTCCAAGTGAGACGGTCTGGTGCCTGCTGCTGATGCACGAGTACCTGCTGACGATCGAATATCTGTACTGTTGAATTTGCCCCATCGAACACATCCAGGTCTTTTACTTCCCAGATATCATTGATGCCGTCTTCATTTGGGGTAAATGCATTCGGAATATTAACGACCACGCCTTTTTTGGGCAAGCCAATGCAATCTTCACCAGAGAATTTTACATAGAAGGTTGTTTGGCCCACCGGAAGATTATAAAATACATTGCCCGTTTGCCACGTCGCCCCATCAATGGAATATAAAATAGTTTTGCTGCCCGTAGCCAGCACGGTGAAGGTGTTTCCGTTAGCGACCAATTGCGTAATGATGGGCACTTCAAAATGCCGGACTTCAAAACGTTCGGTAAAAGTACATCCGTTGGTGGCGACTACACTTACCGAATAAGTGCCGGTAGTATTTACGTTTAGCAATTGATTTTGTGTAGAAATTACCGCACCTGAAGGGTCGCGCCATTCATAGGAAACGATGTCCAAGCCTGTGAAATCGGGTTGTATATCAACGCTGTCATCATTATAAGGACAGAAATAATAATCAGGAAGATCGAACATTGGGGTCCGCTTCAACGTAATATCAATCATACTCAGGGCTGGGCAAAAGCCTGCGTAGCTTACTTTCACAAAAATCCTGTTCCCTGCAGCAGCGGTATAACGGAAACTTCCGGGATCCTGTATTTGGTTGATATTTTGATGGATATCCGCCATCGACTGAAAATATTCGAAGGTTGCTCCGGCGAAAATCTGGCTTTCAAACTGGCGGAGATCAACAATTTCAGTCCCGTCATTTCCGATATCACAAGTTTCAAGTGAGAAAGGCGCATTTGTTAAAAGCGGCACCGGTGTACCTGCACGAAGTTCGACTGTTGACACATCATTACAGCCCGGTATATTCTCTACTTTTACAAATAAGGTAAATGGTAAGGTGGTAGTGGTGAAGTTTTCGGGATTCGTTAGGACATTTATGTTGTTCTGCGCGTCATTCAAGGTACGGTAGAAGAAAAATCGCTGCTCGGGATCGGGGATATCCACCATTCGGGAAGTGTACTGCAAGAGGTTTACCTCATATTGCCCATCAAGATTATGATCACAGATTCCTGAAATAACAGAACTGATGGCTTTTGGAGGAAAATACGTACGAAGATGAATTGGCTTCACCGAATAGCAGCCCGTGTCAATCACCTGAAAACGTGCATACACGGTGACGAGTGATTGTAGCGTAGCCCTGGTATTGCCTATTTCTGTACCTGCCACGCCGGCATTGGCCTGCGCCTCTGTATTATAAAAGCTCACCCGGATTCTATTCAGCGGGGTGGCATTCTGTGCCGGATCAAACATTTGTTCTATAGCCTCAGTAAGTGTAAATGTCTCATTAAAATTAAACTGTTCATCGCAGGTCCTCAAGGTGGCTTCAGTAAGGACTGGGGCTGGTATAAAATCCAGATTCAATAGAATCCTACTTACTGAAAAACAGTCACCGCTTGTAAAAGCTGTTCTTACATATACGATATTCTGTCTCGATGCATTGTAGTTGGTGGGGTTGGTAATTTGGCCGCCAAGTGTTTGGTTCGTGTATGACGTAAAATAGGTAAAGGTTACCGCATCTGTCCCGGAATATATTTCGGACTCGTGTTGACGCAGGTTGTAACCTTCTGTTTCATCATTATTGTTATCACACACCCTACTTCTATTAACAGTGATCTCTGGTACGACTACCGGTGTTGGGGACAGCGTAAAGGTGACCGGATATACCTCGGTACAGCCATTCACCGTCACCCGGATATAGAGTTGGGTTGTCCCGGTTAATGTTAAAGTAGTTACGGGATTGGTGTCATTCTGGGCATCTTGCTGTGTAGGGAAATAGCGTACTGCGGCCGGCTGAGCGCCAGCAATGGGGGAATTATAAGCATTCAGGCTAAAGGTTTCTGTACCGTCATTACCTATATCGCAGCGGCTGAATGTATTTGTAATCGCCACAGGATGTGTCAGTACAATCGTGATTGGCCTTACGGTATAGCAATCCTGTGCCTGCGTGAATCTTACCCAATACCGTTGGGTTACCGAATTGCCATTCTGGTCAATCACTTGTTGCGGAGAAATAGATCCCACACCTGCCTGGGCATCATCATTATTCCGGTGATAGGTAATCGTAATCCCAGTAGTTGGGGCAACAAGCATTGTAGCCGTAAGCTCATCAAGATTAATCGGCACGTCCTCTGTCCCATTAAAACACCGGTTGACGGTTATTGCGTTGGCTTCTACCTCGCTGAAATCCACATCAAGCAGTATCTCACCTACCGAAAAACATCCGCCAGGCTCCTCCACTCTTACATAAACCGCAAAAACACCTTCCCGAACGGTACTCAGTTCAGTGCCAATACCAGTGTATGCTTCCTGATACGTTAGGTAATACCGTATGGTCACATTTGGGTCATTAGAGACTAGTGGCGAAATATTAAGGTTATAATTATAGGGTTCTGCATTATCATCGTTAATATCGCATTTCCTTACTTTAATGGTCAGTGGTGTATTGATCCTCGGCCCTGGGGTAAACTGTACAGTAACAGGACCAAGCACCTGCGCGCAGCCAGATGTTGTGAAGCGCAGCCAAAACTGCATACCGTCCCTAAGATTTACCGTTGTTACTGGATTTCTTGAATTTTGTGCATCAGCCGCCGATAAATGGTAAGTAACAGTACCTGAAACGGCACCTGTGAGTAATTGTGGCGTAAAAGAAGACAGTACGAAACCATTTTCCACCCCATCATTATTGGCATCGCAAACCGTTACCCGATCGGTAGCCAACAATTGGTTGATGAACTGAAAGGTAAGCCTCGCCACACGATAACACTCAGGATTGTCCTGATTCTGGATGCGGACGTTGATTGTCTGCTCTGCACTCAGTGTTATTGTATTTGGCAATGCATTTACACCGTTCTGCGCATCAGCCAGGCTATTGTGATAAGAAAAAATTAAGGTTGATATATCCTGAGAAGTAAGAAATTGACGGTAATCATCAAGATTAACAGTCTCGGATGTTCCTTCAGGCAAACAGAATACTTTGGTATAGTCGCGCGCTACCGGAAAACCGGATGCCAAAGTAACGTTAATACTATCAGTCAACGTAAAAACACTGCCACAGATGTTGTACATTGCTCTGGCGGTGTAGGTAGTGCTTTGTTGTGGACACACATTCAGTGAATTTCCTGTACCGATTCTAGTATTATCAGCCGCATACCATTCTATCACCGGGGATACGGTGTTGCCGGCCGGGCTGAACCTCCAGCCTTCACCATTAGCTTCCCACACACCTGTGTTTCTGTTGGCGGGCGAATATCCCAAGGTTCCATCTGCATTCATGATGCCTAGCAAAGCGTTACTGAAGCGCGCTGTTGCACATGGTAAAGGTTTTCGGTCTATAAATATTTCTATTTCGTTGGTAAACTCAGTCAGTACTATTTGTGTGGAAGAACGGGTTTGGCAGCCAGGCGTTCTGCCTTCAAAAAAATTAATCACGAGTTTTCGGCACGCGCCAGACTGGATAACTGAATAATAAATCTCCGAAGAATCAATGTTAGAAAATACCAAATCCTGCAACACACCAAAAATAGAATTACGGGGCAATAAAGGATTTGGGTTTATAGCTTCGATATTCGGATAACTTATTTTCCCTAGCTGCGAGACGTCAAAAGTCACCAAACCGTTTGATCCAATTACCAGTTGATTAAAGCTTTGTCCGAAAAAACAAAACGTAAAAGGGATATTAACCTGTTGCGCAAATAAATCATCGTAATTAGCATTCAGCGGGGTGCCTGAATTGAAGGGGATATATGGTGTAAACGCAGTGCTTTCTACTTGGTAAGAAGTGGTTTCGCGCAGTGTCGGCAAGTTTGACGTTAAACTGATACAATCTGTAGAATTGAAATTATAGTCACAATTCACAGTTACATCTTCACTACCCCAAGAGTCTGTAATGGTAAATGGAGTACACACCTGCCCTTTATGCAACGCATAATATCCGGTCACAAGAATGATTAAAAAGGTATAAAGATTTTTCATGCCTTACTGTTTTTAAAAAAAGATATACAGCGTTAACGTTCTACAGGCAATTAAATTGTAATCAATTACATTTGTGTCAAAAAAATTATTCGCATGAAGAAACTCATCAATAACTATTCCGCTATTTTCCTGCTTCTGACCGGAATTTTTATCGGAAGCCTGGTCGGCATTTTCGCTCCGCAAGCAGTTATTTACCTGAAACCCCTCGGCGACATCTTCCTCAACCTGCTGTTCGTGAGTGTGGTTCCGCTCGTATTTTTCGCGGTGGCCAACTCCATCGCTTCCCTTGAACAACAGTCGAAATTCGGTAAAATCGTCATCTCGATGATTGGCACATTCCTCCTGTTCATCATTGTTTCAGCGGTTTTCACAATAGTTGCGGTCTATCTTTTCCCCACCGAAGCACTGCCGTCAAATGGCGGCGAAATACCTGAAAGCGGAACCTCGACCTCATGGAATGACCGATTGGTGAGTTTCTTCACTGTAGGCGAATTTACAGAACTTTTTTCCAGAAAAAACATGTTAGCCTTATTAATTTTCGCTTTTCTTACCGGAACCGCTGTGCGCAAAGCTGGCAAACCGGCAGAAATCTTTGCGGGTTTCCTCGCATCGGGCTTCGAAGTGATGAAGCAGCTGCTCCTTATGGTGATGAAAGGCGCGCCCATCGGTCTGGGAGCGTACTTCGCTTACCAGGTAGCGACCATGGGACCAGAACTTTTTGGCTTTTATGCCAAACCGCTGGGTCTTTATTATGTGGCCGGCGCGATATACCTCATCGTGTTCTTCTCCCTGTACGCCTGGACCGCAAAAGGTAGCGGCGGCGCGAAAATCTTCTGGAAAAACAACATCTATCCCAGCCTCACCGCGCTTTCCACATGCAGCAGTTTTGCCACCATGCCCGCGAATCTTCAGGCAGCCGCGCGCATCGGCATTCCTTCATCCATCGCGAATATCGTGATCCCGATAGGCAGCACGCTCCACAAACAAGGTTCCTCCATGTCTTCAATCATTAAGATTTACGTCGCATTCCTGATTATTGGCGAAGATTTCTTTGATCCGATTAATCTCATGCTTGCGCTCGGCATCACGATTTTTGTGAGCATCGTGGCGGGTGGCATCCCGAACGGCGGCTATATCGGTGAGATGCTGATGATTTCGGTGTACAATCTTCCGGTGGAAGCTATTCCGGCTGTGATGATTTTAGGGACACTTGTGGATCCGCTCGCAACGGTACTCAATTCCACCGGTGATACTGTTGCGGCGATGTTTGTCACGAAGATTTCGGGTGAGAAATTCCGTCCGCCACAACTGGAGTGATATTACATTTAGTTTTTAATTAAACAGACCTGGTGCTCAGGCAATTGTCTTAAGTCATATTTTTAAATTTTTTATTTTTAAATAACTTTAAAATAAGTCAGAAATGTTCAATTTTGATCCCGAGACGCTTTTTTCAATAGAAGTTCCCATAGCCGAACTGTTTCTGAGAGGAACCATCATTTACCTTGGAATCTTGCTGCTGATGCGCGTTCTGCTACGGCGGATCGGTGGTGAACTGGCCATGATGGATCTTGTATTCATTATTCTCATCGCCGAAGCCGCCACACATTCCTTTGGAGGATACGAGTCGGTGAGCGAAGGTTTCATCGTAAT
This DNA window, taken from Chryseobacterium sp. 6424, encodes the following:
- a CDS encoding T9SS type B sorting domain-containing protein, which translates into the protein MKNLYTFLIILVTGYYALHKGQVCTPFTITDSWGSEDVTVNCDYNFNSTDCISLTSNLPTLRETTSYQVESTAFTPYIPFNSGTPLNANYDDLFAQQVNIPFTFCFFGQSFNQLVIGSNGLVTFDVSQLGKISYPNIEAINPNPLLPRNSIFGVLQDLVFSNIDSSEIYYSVIQSGACRKLVINFFEGRTPGCQTRSSTQIVLTEFTNEIEIFIDRKPLPCATARFSNALLGIMNADGTLGYSPANRNTGVWEANGEGWRFSPAGNTVSPVIEWYAADNTRIGTGNSLNVCPQQSTTYTARAMYNICGSVFTLTDSINVTLASGFPVARDYTKVFCLPEGTSETVNLDDYRQFLTSQDISTLIFSYHNSLADAQNGVNALPNTITLSAEQTINVRIQNQDNPECYRVARLTFQFINQLLATDRVTVCDANNDGVENGFVLSSFTPQLLTGAVSGTVTYHLSAADAQNSRNPVTTVNLRDGMQFWLRFTTSGCAQVLGPVTVQFTPGPRINTPLTIKVRKCDINDDNAEPYNYNLNISPLVSNDPNVTIRYYLTYQEAYTGIGTELSTVREGVFAVYVRVEEPGGCFSVGEILLDVDFSEVEANAITVNRCFNGTEDVPINLDELTATMLVAPTTGITITYHRNNDDAQAGVGSISPQQVIDQNGNSVTQRYWVRFTQAQDCYTVRPITIVLTHPVAITNTFSRCDIGNDGTETFSLNAYNSPIAGAQPAAVRYFPTQQDAQNDTNPVTTLTLTGTTQLYIRVTVNGCTEVYPVTFTLSPTPVVVPEITVNRSRVCDNNNDETEGYNLRQHESEIYSGTDAVTFTYFTSYTNQTLGGQITNPTNYNASRQNIVYVRTAFTSGDCFSVSRILLNLDFIPAPVLTEATLRTCDEQFNFNETFTLTEAIEQMFDPAQNATPLNRIRVSFYNTEAQANAGVAGTEIGNTRATLQSLVTVYARFQVIDTGCYSVKPIHLRTYFPPKAISSVISGICDHNLDGQYEVNLLQYTSRMVDIPDPEQRFFFYRTLNDAQNNINVLTNPENFTTTTLPFTLFVKVENIPGCNDVSTVELRAGTPVPLLTNAPFSLETCDIGNDGTEIVDLRQFESQIFAGATFEYFQSMADIHQNINQIQDPGSFRYTAAAGNRIFVKVSYAGFCPALSMIDITLKRTPMFDLPDYYFCPYNDDSVDIQPDFTGLDIVSYEWRDPSGAVISTQNQLLNVNTTGTYSVSVVATNGCTFTERFEVRHFEVPIITQLVANGNTFTVLATGSKTILYSIDGATWQTGNVFYNLPVGQTTFYVKFSGEDCIGLPKKGVVVNIPNAFTPNEDGINDIWEVKDLDVFDGANSTVQIFDRQQVLVHQQQAPDRLTWNGRWLGRPVPTDTYWYVLKLPDGRVFYGWVFLKNRN
- a CDS encoding dicarboxylate/amino acid:cation symporter, encoding MKKLINNYSAIFLLLTGIFIGSLVGIFAPQAVIYLKPLGDIFLNLLFVSVVPLVFFAVANSIASLEQQSKFGKIVISMIGTFLLFIIVSAVFTIVAVYLFPTEALPSNGGEIPESGTSTSWNDRLVSFFTVGEFTELFSRKNMLALLIFAFLTGTAVRKAGKPAEIFAGFLASGFEVMKQLLLMVMKGAPIGLGAYFAYQVATMGPELFGFYAKPLGLYYVAGAIYLIVFFSLYAWTAKGSGGAKIFWKNNIYPSLTALSTCSSFATMPANLQAAARIGIPSSIANIVIPIGSTLHKQGSSMSSIIKIYVAFLIIGEDFFDPINLMLALGITIFVSIVAGGIPNGGYIGEMLMISVYNLPVEAIPAVMILGTLVDPLATVLNSTGDTVAAMFVTKISGEKFRPPQLE